The DNA segment GCGTTTTCATCACACTCTCCTCCGATGGTCTGGAGGAGAGTATGCCTGACGAAGATTAAGCGAACATTAAGATTTGTCGACCTGATAAACGCAGCCTGTAGGCCTGATAAGCGTAGCGCCATCAGGCAAAGGTGTTGCGCCGTCTGTAGGCCTGATAAGCGCAGCGCCATCAGGCGGTGCGCTAAAGCTTACTCGTCAATACGCGGATGCTGCTGCACTAACCGCGAACGTTTAGCCTGCAACTCCTCAATCTCCTGATCGATATCTTCGATTTTCTGCTCGATATTATCGTAGTGCTCGCCAAGGATTTCTTTCGCTTCCTGGATATCCGAGGCCGCTGGCGTCGCCCCTTTCAGCGGACGGTTGGCGGTCTCTTTCATGGTAATACCGGTAATAAAACCGACGACCGCAATCACCATCAGGTAATAGGCTGGCATCATCAGGTTCTGCGAGCTTTCCACCAGCCAGGCGGCCAGGGTCGGCGTCAGACCTGCAATCAGCACCGAGATATTAAACGCCGCCGCCAGCGCGCTGTAACGGATGTGCGTCGGGAACATCGCTGGCAGAGAAGAGGCCATCACCCCGGTAAAGCAGTTCAGGATCACCGCCAGCATCAGCAGACCGGCAAAAATCAGGCCGATAATATTACTGTTGATCAGAATAAAGGCCGGAATAGCCAGCGCAAACAGCGCGATACTGCCCATAATCACAAACGGACGACGACCGAAACGGTCACTGAGCAGCCCCATCACCGGCTGCACAAACAGCATCCCGATCATGATGGCGATAATAATCAGCACGCCGTGGTCTTCCGAGTAGTGCAGGTTATGCGACAGGTAGCTCGGCATATAGGTGAGCAGCATGTAGTAGGTCACGTTGGTGGCAATCACCAGGCCGATACACGCCAGCAGACTGCGCCAGTGTTTGGTTGCAATCTCTTTAAAGGAGACTTTTGGCCCTTCCTGCAAACCTTCGCGATCGCCCTGCTCCAGCTTATCCACATGCTGCTGGAAGGCCGGGGTCTCTTCCAGCGCATGACGCAGATAAAGACCAATGATCCCTAGCGGCAGTGCGATGAAGAACGGAATACGCCAGCCCCAGTCGAGGAAGTTCTCCTCGCCGACAACGGTGGAGATCAGCACCACCACGCCCGCGCCCAGCACGAAGCCCGCAATGGAGCCGAAGTCCAGCCAGCTTCCCATAAAGCCGCGTTTACGGTCTGGCGAGTATTCGGCGACAAAGATCGACGCGCCGGTATATTCGCCGCCGACCGAGAAGCCCTGCGCCATCTTACACAGCAGCAGCAGTATCGGCGCCCAGATGCCGATAGAGGCATAAGAGGGAATCAACCCGATACAGAACGTACTGATCGACATAATCACAATCGTGATGGCAAGAATCTTCTGGCGACCATATTTATCGCCGAGCATACCGAAGAATAAGCCGCCAAGCGGTCGAATCAGGAAGGGAACGGAGAAGGTGGCAAGTGCGGCAATCATCTGCACGCTGGGGTCAGCCCCCGGGAAAAATACTTTACCTAACGCGTAGGCGACAAACCCATAAACACCAAAATCAAACCACTCCATCGCATTACCCAGCGAGGCTGCGGTAATCGCTTTACGCAGTTTACCATCATCAATAATGGTCACATCGCGAAGCGTAATCGGTTTTACTTTTTTCCTTTTCAGCATAGCTGTCCTCGTAGACTAAGCCCTGTCTCGCTACATACTGCATTCATTGGCGCACAAAGCGCTAACGTCACCGTCGAGCGTTGGAATCGTGCGGGCACAATTCCTCGTAGAACAAGCGTAGCAGGTTTACTTACACTGACTGGTCAAGGTCTGTACAACCGAACCTGTTGACGCCTGATTGGGCGGTTAATGACCTCTTTACCCTACCAGTGTTTAAATTTGTGATCAACTTCACACATATATTGCCGTTTCGTCAGCGAGCGTAAATAAGGGCATTTTTATCTGTATTTTTACATTGTCAGCAAAGCGCATTATTGACAATAAATGGGAGGCGATTTCGTTATTCTTTTCGAAATATCACGTCCGTCACTATTATGCTGCTAGCAAAAAATCCGCCATAACTCTTCACAAACAATTTACAGCATTTTTAATAATCATCGCGTTCCCTGGCCTTTACGCAAAATATGTGATGAAGATAACTAAAACAGTGTTTTATTTTGATTGAATCAATATTCCACTGAATGCAAGATAACACCCGACGCAACATCCCTGAGGATTGTGACAAACAGACGTATGCCACATTCGATTATGTATCACGCAGGGAGAAAGAGGGTTTCCCGCCGTTCTCTTTGTGAAATAACAAATTGAAATTAAATAATATTTATCGACTTGTCCGTTAGTTCCGCGCGACAAGATGTGAGGACTTTTATGAAAATTAAAGCCACGATTGAACGCATCCCTGGCGGGATGATGTTGATCCCTCTGCTGCTCGGCGCAATTTTAAATACCCTGGCCCCGGATACCGGCGCCTATTTTGGTTCATTTACAAAAGGCATGATCAGCGGCACCGTGCCGATTCTGGCCGTCTGGTTCTTCTGTATTGGCGCCTCGATTGATTTGCGCGCTACCGGGACGGTATTACGTAAATCGGGTACGCTGGTTATTACTAAAATAGCCGTGGCGTGGGTGGTCGCGATGATTGCCGCCTCGTTTATCCCGGATACCGGTATTCAAACCGGCTTCTTCGCCGGTTTGTCCGTACTGGCGATCGTCTCCGCAATGGACATGACCAACGGCGGCCTGTACGCCAGCCTGATGAACCAGTACGGCACCAAAGAAGAGTCCGGCGCGTTCGTCCTGATGTCTCTGGAATCTGGCCCGCTGATGACGATGGTGATTCTGGGTTCCGCAGGCCTCGCCTCCTTCGAACCGCATCACTTTGTCGGCGCCGTGCTGCCGTTCCTGATTGGCTTCACATTAGGCAACCTGGACCACGACCTGCGCGCGTTCTTCAGCAAAGCTACGCCGGTGCTGATCCCGTTCTTCGGCTTTGCGCTGGGTAACACCATTAACCTGAGCGTGATTGTCGATACCGGCCTGCTGGGTATCCTGCTGGGTGTCGCGGTTATCATTATTACCGGTATCCCGTTGATTATCGCAGACCGCGTCATTGGCGGCGGTAACGGCACTGCGGGCGTCGCGGCCTCCTCTGCGGCAGGCGCTGCGGTAGCGAACCCGGTGATCATCGCGCAGATTAACCCGGCGTTTGAACCCGTCGCCGCGTCCGCCACGGCGCTGGTTGCCGCCAGCGTGATTGTGACGGCGATTCTGGTTCCGATTATCACCGCCCTGTATGCAAAACGTTTCGGCAACGTCCCGGCGCCGGGCAACGCGGAGGCAAACCCAACGGAATCCCTCCATCACTAAACGTCATACGTCCCCTCTCAGCCCACGAGAGGGGACGGCGCAAAAATCTCCTCAATCATCGCATCCACCAGGCGCTGTGCCGAACACAGCCTTGGCATCCCCAACGCCACCGTCTGCCAGCGCTGGGTCACTGACCAGCACACCGGATGTTTATCGGGATCGCACCAGTCGCCAATCCAGCTCAACATGTCATTGTGCTCCCCCGCGCCGGCCACGGCGGGCGAATGAAGCCACTGATGGTAATAATGACGCGTGGTGGGCGCGGCGTGAATACTGTGCGCCAGATAATCGGTAGCCATCGCGCGCAAATTATCTTTCAGCATCGCGACCACTTCCATATTGCCCAACCGACAGGCATCGCCAAACGGCCCCCAGCGCAGCTCCTCCAGCGCGACAAAACAGCGCCCCGGCAATGACCAGCCGTCATAGGCTCCGGCGCGCCAGCGGGTAAAAATCTGCTCGCTGTGTTCGCCCGCCTGCACCGTCAATCCACGCCGGGTCAGCGCCTTCTCTTTATGTTCGCTGCGCCGGGCAAACCCGTCGCTCAGCGCCGCTAACTGCTGCGTGATGCCAGGAATAGCTTGCCCTCTGGGGCTTTCCGTCTGTTGCAGAAGGGTCAATTGCCGGGAAATGCGCGTCAGCGCCAGATGGCCGGGATCGAGCATCCCCGCCAGTTTTTCCACCAGCTTAAGACGCATCATCAGATGCTCATTGAATACGCCCGCCATGACCCAGGCGCGAAGCTGCGTCTGGCTCAGAATTTCTTGCGTCAGGCGTTCGCGAAAACGCTGCTGCTGTTGCAGGTTGCCGCCAGGTCGCTTCGGCTCTTCTCCCTGAACCAGATCGACCATAAACTTCGGGTGAATGCATTCCAGCATCCGTCCCGGGCCTTCCAGTAACACGTTCGTCATGAGTGCTCGGCTGCAAAAAGGGTCTGGATATCATCACGTAACAGGCGGGAATCTTCATGAATCCACCGGGTGGCGGAGATACTGTGCTGTAACTGTTGGCTCAGTCTGTTCACAACCGATTCATGTTGCTGGCGCGTCACCAGACTCTCGCGCAAGCTCTCCTGCAATCCCGACAGACACAACGAAAAATCGGCAAAAAAGGTCGCCATACCTGCCGTAACAGAAACATCGACCTGGGCATCTAAAGCTTTATGAATTTGTTGGAAGAAATGGCTGACATGCTGGATCAGAGTATTATGCAATGCCGTTATATCAATGACATAGCGTGTCCTGGCCTCCACATAATCATTCCATCCCCAGTTCGGTTGATTCAGCCAGCGCGCAAAGGTGTCGCGCACGCCGCCCGCGCGAGGCGCGGCGCCTTCCGGCGGGTTCTCCTGAGCGACCGCCTCGCTAAACAACGGTTGAGTATTGAAGTTAAACATACTGGCATGAAACGTCGGGAAGCTGATTCGCGCCCGGAACCCCGCCTGGCTTAGATCGTCTTTTACCCGCGCCTCAATTGGCCGCATCGCGTCATTTAACACCCGGCTTAGCGTCGATTCGAGCTGTTCGAAGCGCAGCGCCAGATCGCGGCTAATGTTCTCCTGCGCCGCCAGTAATACCGCTTCGCACGACGCACGCATTTTGCTTAAAACGACCTGCGCCTGCCTTTCGTTATGCAGCACCAGCGTTTCGCCCTCGACCACCGCCTCCTGCTCAGGGGAAAGCGGATCGCGCGGCAGCCACGCCACCACGCTCTCTTCGCGAAAAAGCGGCGCGATGCGGTGCAAAATATCGGCCTGCTGCTGGCTCAGGAACGTGTTCGCCGCCTCCATCATCCGTTCAACTTCATGGCCGACCTCATCGCTCACGCGATCCTGGCTCACCTGAAGCTGTCGCATATCTTCTTCGACGCGGGAAATATTGACCTGCAACGCGTCATGCGCCACCGTCAGCCCGTGATAGCGAAAATCCAGATATTCACGCGCGCGCTGTGCGTAATTCAATAACTTATGCGACGCCGACCGGAGCGCATACAGTGAGGCGTTGGCGTAAGCGGCGTGAATCAGTCGCTGTACGGGCTGTTCAAATAGCGAATCTTCCCACAGCAGATCGGCGGCATGACGAATATGTTCGATATCATCAAGATCGGCGCTCCGCCAGCGCCTGCCGAGCGCGGCCTCGGCAAAATCCTGCACCCAGCGCTGCTCCTGATGATCCGGCAACCGCCCGTGCACCCGCAGTTCGTGACGCGCGCGGTTCGCCAGATACCCCCACATGGAAGAGACCGGAAAAATTTGCCCGGGCGTAATGCTGCCATTCATCAGCGTGCCGGAAATCAGCGCGCGAACCTGTTCTTCATCGTCGCTGTTGCGGTCTTTCTGATCGAACTTATTCACCAGTGCGTACAGCGGCACGGATTTCCCCACCGCCGCAATGGCCTGGCGAACCTCTTCATCCGAAATGGATTTCAGTTGGGTGTAATCCATCACCGCCAGTACGGCAGAAGCGCGCGCCAGCTGCTCATTAAGCATCTTTTGCAGGTGCGGCTGCCCGGCTTCATTAGGGCCGGGCGTATCCAGTAGCGTCAGTTGCCCCGGATAGTTCTCCAGCCCCGCCAGATGCACAAACTCCACCTCAATCACCGGAATATGTTCAATCGCGGCATACGCCGCAAAAGGAAAATCGACCCCCAGCGCTTTTGACAAGCGCACCAGATCGTTCAGGCTTTTCAGACAGTGGAAGATGGGCTGCGCGCCCAGGTAATGACGCTCAAAAGCCACGCCCTTTTCAATTCGCTGGAGCAGCGCATTCATGTCTTTATCGATTTCCAGCACCTGGGTCAGATGCTGGCGATCGCACGCCTGCATACGCTGTTGCAGCGTTTGCATGAGCGTATCAATCGGCGCGACGTGAGAAAAATGCAGCACCGGCTCTTTCTGCCCTGGCGTATGGCGAATCAGCGTCGGTAACGCCGTCATCGGCCGATTACGGTTGGGCAGGACTTCGGTTCCGACAATGGCGTTAATTGTCGTCGACTTCCCAGCCTTCATCGTCCCGACAATCGCCAGCACCATCTCCAGGCGCGTTATTTTACGTAGCTCATTATTGAGCGTGCCGTGCTGAGCCTCCACGTCACGCCCGCTAACATGCTGAGGCCGGGTATTTTCATTCCCTTCCCCACCTTCCTGAGCGGCGTCATCCAGCGAAGCCACAGGCAGTTGTTGCAATAACCGGAGATGTTCCAGAGAAAGCAGCAACAATCTTTCCGCTTCCTGGCTTAATTCATATATTGTCTGTGTGTACATGGAAAATCTTTCCTTAACGCAAACTTTATTACTTTTATTTAGCCGGATGATTTTATTTGTTTGCTTTTCGGCTTTTATAATTACGTGTGGAAATAATTTTATTAAAATAACTTATTGTTAATATTAGAGATATTTTTATCAACCACACCTGTCTCTCTTACTGTGTAAAAGTAAGAGGGATAAAGATTTATAACGCGTCTGGTCGTTCCTCTCACCTTATCTTAAATAGTAAAACGTAGCAATTTCCCTTAAAAAAATAGTCATGACATTTTTCTTACCCTGGCGGCAACCTTCAGCCACAGGTTGTCGTATCCTTAAATTGCGAGTAGTCCCGACAACGTTAAGGATTTTGTGTATAATTGCGGCCTTTTTCGGCAATCTGCCATTTTTTGGGCGCTTTTGCCCCTGCTGACTTTTTTTGAGGAAATCGACATGTCATTACCCCATTGCCCACAATGCAACTCCGAATATACCTACGAAGATAACGGCATGTTCATCTGCCCGGAATGCGCCCATGAATGGAACGACGCAGAACCGGCGCAGGACAGCGACGAGCTGATCGTAAAAGATGCCAACGGCAACCTGCTGGCAGACGGCGACAGCGTGACCGTTGTTAAAGATCTGAAAGTAAAAGGCAGTTCTTCCATGCTGAAAATTGGCACCAAAGTGAAGAACATCCGTCTGGTTGAAGGCGACCACAACATTGATTGCAAGATCGATGGCTTTGGCCCGATGAAGCTGAAATCTGAGTTCGTGAAAAAGAACTGATT comes from the Citrobacter koseri ATCC BAA-895 genome and includes:
- a CDS encoding zinc ribbon domain-containing protein YjdM yields the protein MSLPHCPQCNSEYTYEDNGMFICPECAHEWNDAEPAQDSDELIVKDANGNLLADGDSVTVVKDLKVKGSSSMLKIGTKVKNIRLVEGDHNIDCKIDGFGPMKLKSEFVKKN
- a CDS encoding YjcZ-like family protein, encoding MTNVLLEGPGRMLECIHPKFMVDLVQGEEPKRPGGNLQQQQRFRERLTQEILSQTQLRAWVMAGVFNEHLMMRLKLVEKLAGMLDPGHLALTRISRQLTLLQQTESPRGQAIPGITQQLAALSDGFARRSEHKEKALTRRGLTVQAGEHSEQIFTRWRAGAYDGWSLPGRCFVALEELRWGPFGDACRLGNMEVVAMLKDNLRAMATDYLAHSIHAAPTTRHYYHQWLHSPAVAGAGEHNDMLSWIGDWCDPDKHPVCWSVTQRWQTVALGMPRLCSAQRLVDAMIEEIFAPSPLVG
- the crfC gene encoding clamp-binding protein CrfC, which encodes MYTQTIYELSQEAERLLLLSLEHLRLLQQLPVASLDDAAQEGGEGNENTRPQHVSGRDVEAQHGTLNNELRKITRLEMVLAIVGTMKAGKSTTINAIVGTEVLPNRNRPMTALPTLIRHTPGQKEPVLHFSHVAPIDTLMQTLQQRMQACDRQHLTQVLEIDKDMNALLQRIEKGVAFERHYLGAQPIFHCLKSLNDLVRLSKALGVDFPFAAYAAIEHIPVIEVEFVHLAGLENYPGQLTLLDTPGPNEAGQPHLQKMLNEQLARASAVLAVMDYTQLKSISDEEVRQAIAAVGKSVPLYALVNKFDQKDRNSDDEEQVRALISGTLMNGSITPGQIFPVSSMWGYLANRARHELRVHGRLPDHQEQRWVQDFAEAALGRRWRSADLDDIEHIRHAADLLWEDSLFEQPVQRLIHAAYANASLYALRSASHKLLNYAQRAREYLDFRYHGLTVAHDALQVNISRVEEDMRQLQVSQDRVSDEVGHEVERMMEAANTFLSQQQADILHRIAPLFREESVVAWLPRDPLSPEQEAVVEGETLVLHNERQAQVVLSKMRASCEAVLLAAQENISRDLALRFEQLESTLSRVLNDAMRPIEARVKDDLSQAGFRARISFPTFHASMFNFNTQPLFSEAVAQENPPEGAAPRAGGVRDTFARWLNQPNWGWNDYVEARTRYVIDITALHNTLIQHVSHFFQQIHKALDAQVDVSVTAGMATFFADFSLCLSGLQESLRESLVTRQQHESVVNRLSQQLQHSISATRWIHEDSRLLRDDIQTLFAAEHS
- the kdgT gene encoding 2-keto-3-deoxygluconate transporter — encoded protein: MKIKATIERIPGGMMLIPLLLGAILNTLAPDTGAYFGSFTKGMISGTVPILAVWFFCIGASIDLRATGTVLRKSGTLVITKIAVAWVVAMIAASFIPDTGIQTGFFAGLSVLAIVSAMDMTNGGLYASLMNQYGTKEESGAFVLMSLESGPLMTMVILGSAGLASFEPHHFVGAVLPFLIGFTLGNLDHDLRAFFSKATPVLIPFFGFALGNTINLSVIVDTGLLGILLGVAVIIITGIPLIIADRVIGGGNGTAGVAASSAAGAAVANPVIIAQINPAFEPVAASATALVAASVIVTAILVPIITALYAKRFGNVPAPGNAEANPTESLHH
- the proP gene encoding glycine betaine/L-proline transporter ProP translates to MLKRKKVKPITLRDVTIIDDGKLRKAITAASLGNAMEWFDFGVYGFVAYALGKVFFPGADPSVQMIAALATFSVPFLIRPLGGLFFGMLGDKYGRQKILAITIVIMSISTFCIGLIPSYASIGIWAPILLLLCKMAQGFSVGGEYTGASIFVAEYSPDRKRGFMGSWLDFGSIAGFVLGAGVVVLISTVVGEENFLDWGWRIPFFIALPLGIIGLYLRHALEETPAFQQHVDKLEQGDREGLQEGPKVSFKEIATKHWRSLLACIGLVIATNVTYYMLLTYMPSYLSHNLHYSEDHGVLIIIAIMIGMLFVQPVMGLLSDRFGRRPFVIMGSIALFALAIPAFILINSNIIGLIFAGLLMLAVILNCFTGVMASSLPAMFPTHIRYSALAAAFNISVLIAGLTPTLAAWLVESSQNLMMPAYYLMVIAVVGFITGITMKETANRPLKGATPAASDIQEAKEILGEHYDNIEQKIEDIDQEIEELQAKRSRLVQQHPRIDE